One bacterium genomic window, CCAGGCGCTGTTCAAGAAGAACGTGATCTCCGAGGGCGAGCGGGACGATAAGCGGACGGCACTCGCACGCGCCGAAGCCGACGTCGCCGAAGCCCGCGCCCGACTCACGCGCGGCGAGGAAGCACTTCGCGAATTCTCGGTGCGCGCACCCATGGACTCTGTGGTCTCGGATGTCTTCCTGGAAGCGGGCACCTATCTCGAACGCGGCGACAAGATCGTGCACCTCAAGCGCATCGACAATATGCTGGCCGTCGCCAGCATTAGCGAACGCTACCTGTCACAGATCAAAGAGGGCATGCCGGTCGAGGTCTCCGTTACGGCCTTCCCCGGCCGAACCTTCGAAGGACTGCTCTGGAAGATCATCCCAGACGCGTCACTGGAAAGCCGCAGCTTTCCCGTACGCATTCTGGTGCCCAACCTCCGGCACGAACTCAAACCGGGCATGTCTGCAAGTGTGAAGTTCACTCACGAAATCCACGACGCCCTCCTGGTGCCAAAAGATGCAGTGATCGGCTCGAAGGCTCACCCGTACGTCTTCATCGCGAGCGAAGAACACGCAGAAAGGCGCGAGATCGAGATCGGTCAGGCCGTCGGCGACCGTTGGCATGTGCTGTCGGGCCTGACGACCGAAGACTGGGTCGTGGTCACAGGCAACGAGGAACTCTCCGAGGGCCGCGAGATCCAGATCGTAGACCTGCCCACTCCGGGTCTGCCCAAGCTACCCACCCAGCTCGAAGCAGGACGCCCCGAAGCTTCGGATTCCTGAGCGCGTCGCGGAGGTCGTCAAGGAATGAAGCTCGTCGAGGTCTCGATCCGCTATCCGGTGAGCGTGATCGTCGGCGTGTTGTTCTGCGCCACCTTCGGAATCCTGTCGTTCTACCGGCTGCCCGTGCAGCTGATCCCGACCGTCGACAAACCAGAGATCTCGGTCGAAACCTGGTATCTCGGCGCAGGTCCACTCGAGGTCGAAGAAGAAGTCACGGCCCGCCAGGAGGAACTGCTCAACACCCTCGAGAACCTGAAGGAGATGCAATCCACCTCCTCGGAGGGTCGCAGCCAGATCGTACTCAAGTACGAGTGGGGTACGAACAAGGACGTCGCGCGCATCGACGTATCTGAAAAACTGGCGGCCGTTCGCGACCTTCCGGATGACATCGAAGAGCCGATCGTGCGCGCGGTCAACTCCGTCGAGCAGTCGCCCGTAGGCTGGATCGTCTTGCTCGCCCCCGGGCAGGACCTCAACGATGTCCGCCCCTATGCGGACGACGTCATCAAGCCGCAACTGGAGCGCGTTGCGGGAGTGGGCCAGGTCTGGTTCTTCGGCGGCGAGGAACGCGAAGTCCACGTAACGGTCGATCTGGCGGCGCTCGCACAACGCGGCATCTCGGTCGACCAGGTTCGCCAGGCCCTGATCCAGGAGAATCGAACGATCAAGGCGGGCGGTTTCGACGAAGGCAATCGCCGCTACGGTGTGCGCACCGAGGGTCGATACCGACGCCTCGAGGACATCGAACAGACGATCGTCTCGCGAGATGCCTTTGGCTCGATCCGCGTCAAAGACGTGGCCGATGTCGAAATGAGCAACGAGGAAAGAACTTTCGTCATCCGCCAGAGCGGCGAACCGGCAATCATCTTTGGCGCCATCCAGAAAACGGGTTCGAACACCCTCGACGTGATGACCAAGGTGCGCGAAGTCGTCGATCAGGTCAACGAGCGCAATCGCGACCGCGGCATCGAGTTGCGCCTGGTCTACGATGCCTCGATCTACATCGAAGAAGCACTGGCCCTCGTGCGTTCGAACGTGGTCCTGGGCGCGGCGCTCGCGATCGCCGTCCTCTTGTTCTTCCTGCGCAGCGGTCGCGCGATTCTCGTGCTGGGACTTTCGATCCCGATCTCTCTGATCTCGACATTCATCTTCATGGCGGCTCTCGGTCGATCGCTGAACATCATCTCACTCGCAGGCCTGACCTTCGTGACGGGCATGGTGCTCGACAGTGCAATCGTGGTGGTGGAGAACGTCTTCCGACATCGAGAAATGGGCAAGGGCGCGGCGCGGGCCGCGGGAGACGCAACCACAGAAGTCTGGGGTGCCATTCTCGCTTCGACACTCACGACGCTGGTCGTCTTCTTGCCGGTCCTCCTGATCGAGGACGAGGTAGGTCAGATCTCCCGGGACATGGCGATCGTGATCTCGATTGCGGTCGCGTTGTCGCTCTTCGTGTCCATGACCGTGATCCCGATGCTCTCGGCCAACCTGCTCAACAAGCCGCTTCGAGAGTCGATTGGCGGTCGACTCGTGGGCCGCTTCTCTTTGTGGCTGACCGCCAAGGTGGACTGGATCCTGAAAGAGAACTGGCGCAAGGTCGCCGTGATCGTCGGTATTCCGATCGCGGCGCTCGTCATCGGCCGGGTCAGCCTGCTCGACCGGGACTACCTGCCGGAAGGCAACCGCAACCTGGTCTTCGCCTCGATTCGCACCCCACCCGGCTATAACCTGCCCCAGATCGAACGCATTATCGGTTCCGCCGAAAGACAGATTCTCGCCCAGCCCGAGGTCTATCGAATGTTCTCGGTGGTGCGCTATGAGCGAGCTTTCCTCGGAGTCGTTCTCAAAGAGGAACATAAGGACAAGCAGACGCTTCAGGCCTTCGTCGACACCGTGAGGGGAATCGTCACGGGGATTCCCGGGGTCAAGGGCGCCGGCGTCAGTCAGATGCCACTGATCCGCACCGGCAGAATCGGTGGGGGCAAGATCAATCTCGTCGTCACCGGACCCGAACTGAGGCAGATCCGCAAGATCGCAGACGATATCGAGTTCGACCTGGCAAAGGTCGACGGCGTGACCTTCACCGACGTGAGTTTCGAAGAAGGCAAGCCGGAGTACGTGGTCGATGTGAATCGCGCGCGCGCCTCCGAGGTCGGACTGTCGGTT contains:
- a CDS encoding efflux RND transporter periplasmic adaptor subunit gives rise to the protein MPRVFPHARGFSKSIRGVLALLLAVVATSCSDTAEKKGPPDSKDKATPVAVVRVVQERVEGAFLEREATLHPVSQVVLSTRQEGFVLSRHMEDGDTLHKGDLVVEIDSTEHRLELAELRAAVRRTSATLDDAQRALARTQALFKKNVISEGERDDKRTALARAEADVAEARARLTRGEEALREFSVRAPMDSVVSDVFLEAGTYLERGDKIVHLKRIDNMLAVASISERYLSQIKEGMPVEVSVTAFPGRTFEGLLWKIIPDASLESRSFPVRILVPNLRHELKPGMSASVKFTHEIHDALLVPKDAVIGSKAHPYVFIASEEHAERREIEIGQAVGDRWHVLSGLTTEDWVVVTGNEELSEGREIQIVDLPTPGLPKLPTQLEAGRPEASDS
- a CDS encoding efflux RND transporter permease subunit, whose translation is MKLVEVSIRYPVSVIVGVLFCATFGILSFYRLPVQLIPTVDKPEISVETWYLGAGPLEVEEEVTARQEELLNTLENLKEMQSTSSEGRSQIVLKYEWGTNKDVARIDVSEKLAAVRDLPDDIEEPIVRAVNSVEQSPVGWIVLLAPGQDLNDVRPYADDVIKPQLERVAGVGQVWFFGGEEREVHVTVDLAALAQRGISVDQVRQALIQENRTIKAGGFDEGNRRYGVRTEGRYRRLEDIEQTIVSRDAFGSIRVKDVADVEMSNEERTFVIRQSGEPAIIFGAIQKTGSNTLDVMTKVREVVDQVNERNRDRGIELRLVYDASIYIEEALALVRSNVVLGAALAIAVLLFFLRSGRAILVLGLSIPISLISTFIFMAALGRSLNIISLAGLTFVTGMVLDSAIVVVENVFRHREMGKGAARAAGDATTEVWGAILASTLTTLVVFLPVLLIEDEVGQISRDMAIVISIAVALSLFVSMTVIPMLSANLLNKPLRESIGGRLVGRFSLWLTAKVDWILKENWRKVAVIVGIPIAALVIGRVSLLDRDYLPEGNRNLVFASIRTPPGYNLPQIERIIGSAERQILAQPEVYRMFSVVRYERAFLGVVLKEEHKDKQTLQAFVDTVRGIVTGIPGVKGAGVSQMPLIRTGRIGGGKINLVVTGPELRQIRKIADDIEFDLAKVDGVTFTDVSFEEGKPEYVVDVNRARASEVGLSVSEVGTVVEASVNGLLVGTYDDQGREIDLRLQAPKGAVTSDRELGHIVLDTPAGQTIQLADVARVDARAGPTKIEHLDMDRIVKVSLGIEKELPLGTAVANLDEVLRGHRARLPLGYAVEFTGNAADLASTELQLYGVIALAIFITYLLLASLFESFTLPLVIIMTVPFAVTGGLVGLKLLSAFDSSVKLDTITMMGFVILIGVVVNSAILIVHQTLLRLDEGLELNQAVLDGLSSRVRPIFMTTCTTAFGLLPLVLAAGSGSELYRGLGAVLVSGLIVAMIFTMVLIPTLLSAALGFRQRAPSGVASEQP